Proteins from one Procambarus clarkii isolate CNS0578487 chromosome 40, FALCON_Pclarkii_2.0, whole genome shotgun sequence genomic window:
- the LOC123749555 gene encoding phenoloxidase-activating factor 1 isoform X1 translates to MAQRVHCALPGWCSVPLLLLLLLQMTAAQRADCPHPCIPLSQCPEMRKLLEKPTLENISALRRATCTYETDPKVCCPSKPTTTPPSTPKTSLLPRNCGQGADLDKVVGGTAAPLGAYRWIAALGYSVVGFPGIEFLCGGSVINERYILTAAHCVHSSALAGKKLEVIRLGEWDLKSDLDCLGIVCIPQAQDNAYEEVIIHPNYNTRVQFSDDIALIRLNKSIDLSTPWIRAVCLPPQGLDVSKFAPKHKSFIAGWGFTENGTTSSVLLHVLLPYFSKENCSISYRGNIVDEQICFGGIKGQDSCGGDSGGPLVMSSTTGPPFLQVGLVSYGPVNCGQKDVPGVYTSVSHYRNWIETNMRP, encoded by the exons ATGGCACAG AGGGTACACTGCGCGCTACCAGGCTGGTGCAGCGTcccgttgctgttgctgttgctgctccaaATGACTGCTGCTCAGA GAGCTGACTGTCCACACCCTTGCATTCCACTGTCGCAATGTCCTGAGATGCGGAAGCTACTCGAGAAACCGACCTTGGAGAACATCAGTGCTCTTCGGCGAGCCACTTGTACTTATGAAACAGATCCCAAG GTGTGTTGTCCGTCCAAACCAACAACAACTCCACCATCCACCCCCAAAACCTCATTGTTGCCTAGGAACTGCGGTCAGGGTGCAGACCTCGACAAGGTCGTTGGAGGAACAGCTGCGCCTTTAGGTGCTTATCGTTGGATAGCTGCATTAGGATATTCAG TGGTTGGATTCCCAGGGATAGAGTTCCTTTGTGGGGGGTCAGTTATTAACGAGAGGTACATACTGACGGCTGCGCACTGTGTACACTCTTCTGCATTAGCTGGAAAGAAACT TGAAGTCATCCGCTTAGGAGAATGGGATTTAAAAAGCGACCTAGACTGTCTAGGTATCGTCTGTATTCCCCAGGCCCAGGACAATGCTTATGAAGAGGTCATAATTCACCCCAACTATAATACTAGAGTACAATTTTCTGATGATATTGCTCTCATCAGACTCAACAAATCCATCGACTTGTCTACAC CATGGATTCGTGCAGTATGTCTACCACCTCAAGGTCTAGACGTTTCGAAATTTGCCCCTAAACATAAGTCCTTCATAGCTGGCTGGGGCTTCACAGAGAATGGTACTACCAGTAGCGTCCTGTTGCACGTCTTGCTACCATACTTTAGTAAAGAGAATTGCAGTATTAGCTACAGAGGAAACATTGTTGATGAACAG ATTTGCTTTGGAGGTATCAAAGGACAGGATTCTTGTGGAGGAGATTCTGGTGGCCCTCTAGTGATGTCAAGTACTACAGGTCCACCCTTCCTGCAGGTTGGTTTGGTGTCCTATGGTCCCGTAAACTGTGGTCAGAAAGATGTACCTGGTGTTTATACTTCTGTTTCTCACTACAGGAATTGGATTGAAACGAATATGAGACCGTAA
- the LOC123749555 gene encoding phenoloxidase-activating factor 1 isoform X2 has product MRKLLEKPTLENISALRRATCTYETDPKVCCPSKPTTTPPSTPKTSLLPRNCGQGADLDKVVGGTAAPLGAYRWIAALGYSVVGFPGIEFLCGGSVINERYILTAAHCVHSSALAGKKLEVIRLGEWDLKSDLDCLGIVCIPQAQDNAYEEVIIHPNYNTRVQFSDDIALIRLNKSIDLSTPWIRAVCLPPQGLDVSKFAPKHKSFIAGWGFTENGTTSSVLLHVLLPYFSKENCSISYRGNIVDEQICFGGIKGQDSCGGDSGGPLVMSSTTGPPFLQVGLVSYGPVNCGQKDVPGVYTSVSHYRNWIETNMRP; this is encoded by the exons ATGCGGAAGCTACTCGAGAAACCGACCTTGGAGAACATCAGTGCTCTTCGGCGAGCCACTTGTACTTATGAAACAGATCCCAAG GTGTGTTGTCCGTCCAAACCAACAACAACTCCACCATCCACCCCCAAAACCTCATTGTTGCCTAGGAACTGCGGTCAGGGTGCAGACCTCGACAAGGTCGTTGGAGGAACAGCTGCGCCTTTAGGTGCTTATCGTTGGATAGCTGCATTAGGATATTCAG TGGTTGGATTCCCAGGGATAGAGTTCCTTTGTGGGGGGTCAGTTATTAACGAGAGGTACATACTGACGGCTGCGCACTGTGTACACTCTTCTGCATTAGCTGGAAAGAAACT TGAAGTCATCCGCTTAGGAGAATGGGATTTAAAAAGCGACCTAGACTGTCTAGGTATCGTCTGTATTCCCCAGGCCCAGGACAATGCTTATGAAGAGGTCATAATTCACCCCAACTATAATACTAGAGTACAATTTTCTGATGATATTGCTCTCATCAGACTCAACAAATCCATCGACTTGTCTACAC CATGGATTCGTGCAGTATGTCTACCACCTCAAGGTCTAGACGTTTCGAAATTTGCCCCTAAACATAAGTCCTTCATAGCTGGCTGGGGCTTCACAGAGAATGGTACTACCAGTAGCGTCCTGTTGCACGTCTTGCTACCATACTTTAGTAAAGAGAATTGCAGTATTAGCTACAGAGGAAACATTGTTGATGAACAG ATTTGCTTTGGAGGTATCAAAGGACAGGATTCTTGTGGAGGAGATTCTGGTGGCCCTCTAGTGATGTCAAGTACTACAGGTCCACCCTTCCTGCAGGTTGGTTTGGTGTCCTATGGTCCCGTAAACTGTGGTCAGAAAGATGTACCTGGTGTTTATACTTCTGTTTCTCACTACAGGAATTGGATTGAAACGAATATGAGACCGTAA